One window of the Pseudofrankia sp. DC12 genome contains the following:
- a CDS encoding tyrosine-protein phosphatase, with the protein MDRWYELEGCDNVRDLGGLPTLDGGQTQYGVLLRSDTLQHLSPADVLRLRDDFGLRTILDLRTPEELAREGRGPLGAEPIAHHNLSFLRTRWITPAEVAAEEEAAQALIRIRTSDDRVEHYLDYLRLAGDSVATAVRLIADEANGPTLFHCAAGKDRTGVLAAVVLSLVGVEPEAIIEDYLATNDRIHLIETRLAALPSYESGIRTRADADQLRVRPEVMAGVLDRIDETWGSATGWAQQAGVPAESVAALRGRLVVDITD; encoded by the coding sequence GTGGATCGCTGGTACGAGCTCGAAGGCTGCGACAACGTCCGCGATCTCGGTGGGCTACCCACCCTGGATGGCGGCCAGACCCAGTACGGGGTGCTGCTGCGCAGCGACACCCTGCAGCACCTGAGCCCAGCCGACGTGCTGCGGCTGCGCGACGACTTCGGCCTGCGGACGATCCTCGACCTGCGCACTCCCGAGGAGCTGGCCCGGGAGGGCCGCGGGCCGCTGGGCGCCGAGCCGATCGCGCATCACAACCTGTCGTTCCTGCGGACCCGCTGGATCACGCCGGCCGAGGTCGCCGCGGAGGAGGAGGCGGCCCAGGCGCTGATCCGCATCCGCACCAGCGACGACCGGGTCGAGCACTACCTCGACTACCTGCGGCTGGCGGGCGACTCGGTCGCGACCGCCGTCCGCCTCATCGCCGACGAGGCCAACGGCCCGACGCTGTTCCACTGCGCGGCCGGCAAGGACCGCACCGGGGTGCTCGCCGCGGTGGTGCTCTCCCTCGTCGGCGTCGAGCCCGAGGCCATCATCGAGGACTACCTGGCCACCAACGACCGGATCCACCTCATCGAGACGCGCCTCGCCGCGCTGCCGTCCTACGAGAGCGGCATCCGCACCCGCGCGGACGCCGACCAGCTACGCGTCCGCCCGGAGGTCATGGCCGGGGTTCTCGACCGGATCGACGAGACCTGGGGCAGCGCCACCGGCTGGGCCCAACAGGCCGGCGTACCCGCCGAATCCGTGGCCGCGCTGCGCGGCCGTCTCGTCGTCGATATCACGGATTGA
- a CDS encoding UDP-glucose 4-epimerase: MGTGGYGRELLDVVEAVNAIDPDAPAYRFLGFLDEQPDTGPRDDNSADADLLARRGASLLGGLDLLATLDADYLIGVGSADARARIDRCASAAGRRPATLVHPRANLGGDVKLGPGTVVCALASLTTNISTGRHVLVDVGSSVAHDCRLGDYATVAPGARVAGGADIGARVWVGSQATVVRQRKVGEGAVVGAGAVVVDDVAPELVVVGVPARPIASGTRGWRTPAHGLAEVDTADLADLPPDDVRPPTWPPPPRHEQPRPEQPAAEQPRPEQRRERPRPQPAPQGPPGTRPRFVPQAEIA; the protein is encoded by the coding sequence GTGGGGACCGGCGGATACGGCCGCGAGCTGCTCGACGTCGTCGAGGCCGTCAACGCCATCGACCCAGACGCGCCCGCCTACCGCTTCCTCGGTTTCCTCGACGAACAGCCGGACACCGGGCCGCGCGACGACAACAGCGCGGACGCCGACCTGCTGGCCCGTCGGGGCGCCAGCCTGCTCGGCGGGCTCGACCTGCTGGCCACCCTGGACGCCGACTACCTGATCGGCGTCGGATCCGCCGACGCCCGGGCGCGCATCGACCGCTGTGCCAGCGCCGCCGGCCGGCGACCGGCGACGCTCGTCCACCCGCGGGCCAACCTCGGCGGCGACGTCAAGCTCGGCCCCGGCACCGTCGTCTGCGCGCTCGCCAGCCTCACCACGAACATCTCCACCGGCCGGCACGTGCTCGTCGACGTCGGCTCCAGCGTCGCGCACGACTGCCGCCTGGGTGACTACGCGACCGTCGCTCCCGGCGCCCGGGTCGCCGGCGGCGCGGACATCGGCGCGCGCGTCTGGGTCGGCAGTCAGGCGACCGTGGTGCGCCAGCGCAAGGTGGGCGAGGGTGCCGTCGTCGGGGCCGGGGCGGTCGTCGTCGACGACGTCGCGCCCGAGCTGGTCGTCGTCGGCGTCCCGGCGCGCCCGATCGCCTCGGGTACCCGAGGCTGGCGCACGCCGGCCCACGGCCTCGCCGAGGTGGACACGGCTGACCTCGCCGACCTACCTCCCGACGACGTCCGGCCGCCGACCTGGCCGCCCCCGCCACGCCACGAACAGCCCCGGCCCGAGCAGCCCGCAGCCGAGCAGCCCCGACCGGAGCAGCGCCGGGAGCGGCCACGCCCGCAGCCGGCTCCCCAGGGGCCGCCCGGCACCCGGCCGAGGTTCGTCCCACAGGCCGAAATCGCCTGA
- a CDS encoding NAD-dependent epimerase/dehydratase family protein, which yields MKVVVTGGAGFLGSHLTRELLVAGCDVVVVDDLSTGAVSNLSGLPVKLIVGSVTNRALLEEAASGADSIVHLAARPSVERSLLDPMATHDVNVTGTLTVLDVAQRAEAHVIVTSSAAVYGDAGPLPCRDDGPVAPRSPYAASKLAAEAYALGFQASCGLPVLVARLFTVFGPFQSVGHAYTAVIPAFIDAALAGRPLTVHGDGRQTRDVGYVEPIAAMLADATTRRLARPRPVNLAFGARVDLLTLVAALEDILGYQLPVAFGPGRAGDVRDLQADPTTARELFPQAVGGDLATALDATVAWYGARGGYPLAPPRPPAAQLPS from the coding sequence ATGAAGGTCGTGGTGACCGGTGGAGCCGGCTTCCTCGGTTCCCATCTGACCAGAGAGCTGCTCGTGGCCGGCTGCGACGTCGTCGTCGTCGACGACCTCAGCACCGGCGCGGTCTCGAACCTGTCGGGCCTGCCGGTCAAGCTGATCGTGGGCAGCGTCACCAACCGTGCCCTGCTGGAGGAGGCCGCGAGCGGCGCCGACAGCATCGTTCATCTCGCCGCCCGCCCGAGCGTCGAGCGCTCGCTGCTGGACCCGATGGCCACCCACGACGTCAACGTCACCGGCACGCTGACCGTGCTCGACGTCGCCCAGCGGGCCGAGGCCCACGTGATCGTCACGTCGAGTGCCGCGGTCTACGGCGACGCGGGCCCGCTGCCCTGCCGGGATGACGGCCCGGTCGCCCCGCGCAGCCCGTACGCGGCCAGCAAGCTCGCCGCGGAGGCGTACGCGCTCGGTTTCCAGGCCAGCTGCGGGCTGCCGGTGCTCGTGGCGAGGCTGTTCACCGTCTTCGGCCCGTTCCAGTCGGTCGGGCATGCGTACACGGCGGTCATCCCGGCGTTCATCGACGCGGCGCTGGCGGGCCGGCCGCTCACCGTCCACGGTGACGGGCGTCAGACCAGGGACGTCGGCTACGTCGAGCCGATCGCGGCGATGCTCGCCGACGCGACCACCCGCCGGCTCGCGCGTCCGCGGCCGGTCAACCTGGCCTTCGGCGCCCGGGTCGACCTGCTCACGCTGGTGGCGGCCCTGGAGGACATCCTCGGCTACCAGTTGCCGGTCGCGTTCGGGCCGGGCCGGGCCGGCGACGTGCGCGACCTGCAGGCCGACCCGACGACCGCCCGGGAGCTGTTCCCGCAGGCGGTGGGCGGTGACCTGGCGACCGCCCTGGACGCGACCGTCGCCTGGTACGGGGCCCGCGGCGGCTACCCCCTGGCCCCGCCCCGCCCGCCCGCCGCCCAGCTGCCCTCGTGA
- a CDS encoding nucleoside-diphosphate sugar epimerase/dehydratase: MWRRRVDGAREPQWTAAAARRVSRLVSRLELRQRVGLQITLDSLALVAGLAAAQTGRLNFKAATLRDPGFWVIVLLAVCLLHFVGTALHLYLGRYRFGGFEEVLSILTSVTLTVIGLEIAVFAFGQPRPIPLSVPPLGGTVTLSVMFGVRYLYRLTEERLRRPAPEGTEPLIVFGAGEGAEQVLAAMLRTPDSPYYPVALLDDDPRCWNLQLHGVRVRGGRDAIAPVARATGAATLLVAIPSADAALLREISELAEVAGLAVKVLPRVADLIGGNVDVTDIREIDINDLLGRRQIRTDVATTAGYLAGRRVLVTGAGGSIGSELCRQVHRFGPAELVMLDRDESALRAVQLSLHGHTGLDDDSVVLCDIRDVDMVSALFTERRPEVVFHAAALKHLPLLERFPGESVKTNVWGTLSVLEAAAASGVERLVNISTDKAADPSSVLGYSKRITERLTAHVAAEHRLPYVSVRFGNVLGSNGSVLTIFASQLAAGGPLTVTDAEVTRYFMTVQEAVELVLQAGAIGSGGDVLVLDMGEPVRIVDVAERLTTRAAAKTGGQKAEIVYTGLGVGEKLHEALFGMGETDDRPHHPLISEVPVPALDPSIVVELDPWADEEKVRAALLELGRDADLAAVTAGLTRIPHQPTSTANRGR, from the coding sequence ATGTGGAGACGTAGAGTAGACGGCGCGCGTGAACCGCAGTGGACGGCGGCAGCCGCGCGGCGCGTGTCGCGACTCGTGTCACGGCTCGAGCTCCGTCAGCGGGTCGGTCTCCAGATCACCCTGGACAGCCTGGCGCTGGTGGCGGGCCTGGCCGCGGCTCAGACCGGGCGTCTCAACTTCAAGGCCGCGACGCTGCGGGACCCCGGGTTCTGGGTGATCGTGCTGCTGGCGGTCTGCCTGCTGCACTTCGTGGGAACCGCGCTGCACCTCTATCTCGGCCGCTACCGGTTCGGCGGGTTCGAGGAGGTCCTCAGCATCCTGACCTCGGTCACGCTGACCGTGATCGGCCTGGAGATCGCCGTCTTCGCGTTCGGCCAGCCGCGCCCGATCCCGCTGTCGGTGCCGCCGCTCGGGGGCACGGTCACCCTCTCCGTCATGTTCGGGGTCCGCTACCTCTACCGCCTCACCGAGGAACGGCTGCGCCGCCCCGCACCCGAGGGCACCGAGCCGCTGATCGTGTTCGGGGCCGGCGAGGGTGCCGAGCAGGTGCTCGCCGCGATGCTGCGCACGCCCGACAGCCCGTACTACCCGGTCGCGCTGCTCGATGACGACCCGCGCTGCTGGAACCTGCAGCTGCACGGCGTCCGGGTCCGGGGCGGCCGGGACGCGATCGCGCCGGTCGCCAGGGCCACCGGCGCCGCGACCCTGCTGGTCGCGATCCCGAGCGCGGACGCGGCCCTGCTGCGCGAGATCAGCGAGCTGGCCGAGGTGGCGGGGCTCGCGGTCAAGGTGCTGCCCAGGGTCGCCGACCTGATCGGCGGGAACGTCGACGTCACCGACATCCGGGAGATCGACATCAACGACCTGCTGGGCCGCCGGCAGATCCGCACCGACGTCGCCACCACCGCCGGCTACCTGGCGGGCCGGCGCGTGCTGGTGACCGGCGCCGGCGGGTCGATCGGCTCCGAGCTGTGCCGCCAGGTGCACCGCTTCGGCCCGGCCGAGCTGGTCATGCTCGACCGGGACGAGTCCGCGCTGCGGGCCGTCCAGCTCTCGCTCCACGGCCATACCGGCCTTGATGACGACTCGGTCGTGCTCTGTGACATCCGGGACGTCGACATGGTCTCCGCGCTGTTCACCGAGCGGCGCCCCGAGGTCGTGTTCCACGCCGCGGCGCTCAAGCACCTGCCGCTGCTGGAGCGCTTCCCCGGCGAGTCGGTGAAGACCAACGTCTGGGGAACGCTGTCGGTGCTGGAGGCGGCCGCGGCCAGCGGGGTCGAGCGGCTGGTCAACATCTCCACCGACAAGGCCGCCGACCCGTCGTCCGTACTGGGCTACTCGAAGCGGATCACCGAGCGGCTCACCGCGCACGTGGCCGCCGAGCACCGCCTGCCCTACGTCAGCGTGCGGTTCGGCAACGTGCTGGGCAGCAACGGCTCAGTCCTGACGATCTTCGCCAGCCAGCTCGCCGCCGGCGGTCCGCTCACCGTCACCGACGCGGAGGTCACCCGGTACTTCATGACCGTCCAGGAGGCGGTCGAGCTGGTGCTGCAGGCGGGGGCGATCGGCTCCGGCGGTGACGTCCTGGTGCTCGACATGGGCGAGCCGGTGCGGATCGTCGACGTCGCCGAGCGGCTGACCACCCGCGCCGCGGCCAAGACCGGCGGCCAGAAGGCCGAGATCGTCTACACCGGCCTCGGGGTCGGCGAGAAGCTGCACGAGGCGCTGTTCGGCATGGGTGAGACGGACGACCGGCCGCACCATCCGCTGATCTCCGAGGTCCCGGTGCCGGCGCTAGACCCGAGCATCGTCGTCGAGCTGGACCCGTGGGCGGACGAGGAGAAGGTGCGCGCCGCGCTGCTCGAACTCGGCCGCGACGCCGACCTCGCGGCCGTCACCGCCGGCCTGACCCGAATCCCCCACCAGCCCACCAGCACCGCGAACCGCGGCCGGTAA
- a CDS encoding polysaccharide biosynthesis tyrosine autokinase, translating into MELRVYARVLRRGWLLVLALAAAGGLLSAVVTWQATRTYAATVTMLVSTAGDGSNDSSADDSGQLSRQRVRSYAKLVASDRVAVAVIGRLHLTESPDALRSRIVTQAVPDTLLLRVSVRDSSASRAEHLADAVGAAFSAAVAQTEAPSPGQRPTARVTAWEAAKLPAGPVTPRPARNLVLGLLFGLAAGLGAMFVRYRLYAGHCDDAEAAAITGRPALGSIVFDPEAARRPLIVHASPHSPRAEGFRLLRANLRFAGVDGGPRSIVITGSGPDEGRSTTSCNLAITLAQAGARVCLLEGDLRRPSFAAYLGVDVTAGLTSVLIGAAKLDDVLQPWRTGRYPALGSTGPSLAVRDAGPSLAAGSAGPSFAAGGRGWLGDGCVDVLPSGPVPPDPSELLGSRAMAELLEQLSGRYDVVLVDAPPLLATSDATVLAGRAGGTLLVVRIGRTRRARLRRAAAALRSVDARVLGTVLNMVPPPGSVDEERGLFDAFPPRGRRPRAELALAGRPSVARAADAGPPDGPVSLTPLPNQRSDGESLMTGATTR; encoded by the coding sequence GTGGAACTACGGGTGTACGCGCGCGTGCTGCGCCGTGGCTGGCTCCTCGTCCTGGCCCTCGCGGCGGCCGGCGGGCTGCTCTCGGCCGTGGTGACCTGGCAGGCGACCAGGACGTACGCCGCGACCGTGACCATGCTCGTCTCCACCGCCGGTGACGGCTCGAACGACTCGTCGGCCGACGACAGCGGGCAGCTCTCCCGGCAGCGGGTGAGGTCCTACGCGAAACTGGTCGCCAGCGACCGGGTCGCTGTCGCGGTGATTGGCCGGCTGCATCTGACCGAGAGCCCCGACGCGCTGCGCAGCCGGATCGTCACCCAGGCCGTGCCCGACACGCTACTGCTGCGGGTCAGCGTCCGCGATTCGAGCGCGTCGCGGGCCGAGCACCTCGCGGACGCCGTCGGGGCCGCGTTCTCCGCGGCGGTCGCCCAGACCGAGGCGCCCAGCCCGGGCCAGCGGCCGACTGCCCGGGTCACCGCCTGGGAGGCGGCGAAGCTGCCCGCCGGCCCGGTGACGCCGCGGCCGGCGCGTAACCTGGTGCTCGGCCTGCTCTTCGGCCTGGCCGCCGGCCTCGGCGCCATGTTCGTGCGGTACCGGCTTTACGCCGGCCACTGCGACGACGCTGAGGCCGCCGCGATCACCGGCCGGCCGGCCCTCGGGTCGATCGTCTTCGACCCCGAGGCCGCCCGCCGCCCGCTGATCGTGCACGCGAGCCCGCACTCGCCGCGGGCTGAGGGTTTCCGCCTCCTGCGCGCCAACCTGCGTTTCGCTGGCGTCGACGGCGGGCCACGCTCGATCGTCATCACCGGTTCCGGGCCCGACGAGGGCAGGTCGACGACCAGCTGCAACCTGGCGATCACGCTGGCGCAGGCCGGCGCCCGGGTCTGCCTGCTGGAAGGCGACCTGCGCCGGCCGTCGTTCGCCGCATACCTCGGCGTCGACGTGACCGCTGGGCTCACCTCGGTGCTGATCGGCGCAGCCAAGCTCGACGACGTGCTGCAGCCGTGGCGCACCGGCCGCTATCCGGCGCTGGGCAGCACCGGCCCGTCTTTGGCCGTGCGAGATGCCGGCCCGTCTTTGGCCGCGGGAAGTGCTGGCCCGTCGTTTGCCGCTGGTGGCAGGGGCTGGCTCGGCGACGGCTGTGTCGATGTGCTGCCGAGCGGCCCGGTCCCACCGGACCCGAGTGAGCTGTTGGGCTCGCGCGCGATGGCTGAGCTCCTCGAGCAGCTCTCCGGGCGATATGACGTGGTGCTCGTCGACGCGCCGCCGCTGCTCGCGACCTCCGACGCCACGGTGCTGGCTGGCCGGGCTGGTGGCACCCTGCTCGTCGTCCGGATCGGGCGGACCCGGCGGGCGCGGCTGCGCCGCGCGGCGGCGGCGCTGCGGTCGGTCGACGCCAGGGTGCTCGGCACCGTGCTGAACATGGTCCCGCCGCCGGGCTCTGTCGACGAGGAGCGGGGGCTGTTCGACGCCTTCCCCCCGCGCGGCCGCCGTCCCAGGGCCGAGCTGGCCCTGGCCGGGCGGCCCAGCGTGGCGCGGGCCGCCGACGCGGGCCCGCCCGATGGGCCGGTCAGCCTCACCCCCCTGCCCAACCAGCGCTCTGACGGGGAAAGCCTGATGACGGGGGCCACCACGCGATGA